The DNA window CCTgacttcgaaaatgaacttccgaaatgcaggaaaaaggtattttcggagatgcatctccgaaagcgccttttttttataaaaaatttgacttatttcggaaatgcacttccgaaaacaccatttcggaagttcatttccgaaatactgcgcgttttgcagattaagcaaaacagccccctccccctaatcatttaccctaatcttcttccaaactcacaccccaagagatttttgtgcaaaccagttccaagctacctcaaaggctccaactacttgctctattacattcaaaagtcctcaaatccattcaatcggtaagcattttgattttaagatctatgattaaaatgtatattagggtgtttacaaatagcaaaaaatgtattaggttaggtttatactgatatttaggatgtttagaatgtgtagacataggtttgatgtttggttttggggtctgccatgggagttgcagaaaactccatcgcaggggtgttttggaagttcatttccgaaaacacctccatcccaattttcggaaatgaacttccgaactgtatcagaatttcaattatttttttttcttcttttgtctcgcatattaatcgatttcaattgtttacaggaacatgtcaggcaaccaaccagcacgcatcagacaggggagagagtctcagactgcgtcggctagacgcgagcgggcggcggcgcagctggcgtcgacccagggacgggggcagggccggggacgccgtgtgcgagttcccgtggacgtgggagagggtacatctgcttcaggatctaggagtcggctggctcgggtatcttcttcccgccagcgagaggaggaggaggaggtgccagtgccatactacgagccggagggtgtaccggatgttgaccctccagccggggaggaggatgagcaggaggatggctatccgggagggccctttgacacttccgtgctgattcactaccacgatcacgtcgctcggcggatctgggagggagaggtatttttttaatttaaccgtttatttgtcaccattttttataatctaaccgtttatttgtcgcttatttaatatatgtccgcttatttaatatatgtcgcttatttgttttttttttgtaacaggagagagagccgctgaaaatggtcaaccacgcccgcaagattttcggtctgtttaaaccagcagctgagtggtttaacgaccatgtgcgaggttcagggctcagcggactctgcatgacggggtacaccacgatcagcaccggcatgcagggggcatttgtggagcgctggcacaaggagacgtcccctttccacttgccggttggggagatgacgatcaccttgcacgacgtgcagtgtcttctccacctgccgattagggggccactgttgacccactccaagatccagagggtgaaggccattgagtggatgatgctctacttgggcatggagcacgaggttgctcactatgagtgtgccacgacttctgggcctcatgtccggttcaccatactgagcacttattttgagcatcatctggacgcggctgccgaggctgagggtgcGGGTAACAAGCTGTTCacagagtatcaccgcggctgcgctctccggtgctggtacatgcatgtggtaggcgctgcatgctttgtggacaagagtgtcaggtacgtcgatgtgacctacctccgctacttcatggacctggataccgttcaccagtggaactggggggcagctactctggcatacctctaccagaagctgaatgaggcctccaactggaggacgaggcagttggtcggatcctgcacactgcttacggtacgttttattttaatacattatcgtatttatttatttatttatgtttcgtatttatttttaatacattatcgtgtttctgtttcagagctggatcatctcctacttctcccgcatccacggctttcacatcgatcatgcgtacgtggacgccatgcccagggccgccttggatcggggtgtcgttcatcagggcggtccagacgcagtcgccgtgatggaggcgatcgtcactgatgcgggccgtgcggcagggtacaggcggcagaggagggctcagggtgagagggttaggcacacccagtagtggtcgggtttatttattttttgttttcggattgtatattgcgcacactattactatttggttcggcttgtatatattatttggattttatttatcgtattagtattttcagtttatctgttgcttattttatttggcgtttgcgtttaattaaaatgcgagactgtttaagaaaaaacataaaaaaacacagtttctgcataattgggaaatgaacttccgaattcaccccccatgaggtgttttcggaagttcatctccgaagacacccccatgaggtgttttcgga is part of the Vicia villosa cultivar HV-30 ecotype Madison, WI linkage group LG2, Vvil1.0, whole genome shotgun sequence genome and encodes:
- the LOC131653990 gene encoding protein MAINTENANCE OF MERISTEMS-like, with protein sequence MVNHARKIFGLFKPAAEWFNDHVRGSGLSGLCMTGYTTISTGMQGAFVERWHKETSPFHLPVGEMTITLHDVQCLLHLPIRGPLLTHSKIQRVKAIEWMMLYLGMEHEVAHYECATTSGPHVRFTILSTYFEHHLDAAAEAEGAGNKLFTEYHRGCALRCWYMHVVGAACFVDKSVRYVDVTYLRYFMDLDTVHQWNWGAATLAYLYQKLNEASNWRTRQLVGSCTLLTSWIISYFSRIHGFHIDHAYVDAMPRAALDRGVVHQGGPDAVAVMEAIVTDAGRAAGYRRQRRAQGERVRHTQ